In Polaribacter sp. Hel_I_88, the following proteins share a genomic window:
- a CDS encoding helix-turn-helix domain-containing protein: MNKNINCPLHYTMNLIGTKWKPLILFHLLDGSLRSGVLQKKITGISNKMFTQSIRELEKDGLVVREIFPVVPPKVEYSLSERGKSLENILRSLDTWGLEDAQD; encoded by the coding sequence TTGAATAAAAATATTAACTGTCCTTTGCATTATACCATGAATTTAATAGGGACGAAATGGAAACCTTTAATTTTATTTCATCTTTTAGATGGTTCTTTACGTTCTGGAGTTTTACAGAAGAAAATCACTGGAATTTCCAACAAAATGTTTACGCAAAGTATTAGAGAATTAGAAAAAGACGGACTTGTTGTAAGAGAAATTTTTCCTGTTGTACCTCCTAAAGTTGAGTATTCCTTAAGTGAAAGAGGAAAATCACTAGAAAATATTTTGAGAAGTTTAGATACTTGGGGTTTGGAAGATGCTCAAGATTGA
- a CDS encoding DUF3037 domain-containing protein yields MQDKVTFEYAIIRLVPKVEREEFFNIGVILFSKRKKYLDIKFYINPEKLKVMAPELELDRLNEYLNAWKIICDGKKSAGKIGEFEISDRFRWLAACRSTIIQSSKTHSGLCTFPEKELEAIFEEFVL; encoded by the coding sequence ATGCAAGATAAAGTCACCTTTGAATACGCTATAATTCGTCTTGTGCCAAAAGTGGAACGAGAAGAATTCTTTAATATTGGTGTTATTTTATTCTCAAAGAGAAAGAAATATTTGGACATCAAATTTTACATCAATCCAGAAAAATTAAAAGTGATGGCTCCTGAATTAGAGTTAGATCGATTAAACGAATATTTAAATGCCTGGAAAATCATTTGTGATGGAAAAAAATCCGCAGGAAAAATTGGCGAATTTGAAATTTCTGACAGATTTAGATGGTTAGCAGCTTGTAGAAGTACCATCATTCAGAGTTCTAAAACGCATTCTGGTTTGTGTACCTTTCCTGAAAAAGAATTGGAAGCTATATTTGAGGAGTTTGTTTTGTAA
- a CDS encoding HipA family kinase, whose amino-acid sequence MKKIEIRTVNVTQYLQPLREGGSLPAIVKADDGFLYVLKFRGAGQGKKALIAEFIGGELARALGLKVPELVFINLDDSFSKTEPDEEIQDLLKFSVGLNLGLHYLSSAITYDPLVSKVDAFTASKVVILDSLISNIDRTAKNTNLLNWHDELWIIDNGASFYFHHNWQTWENHLTRTFPLIKDHVLLPKATELQEASSTIKKLITKEVIAEIIDKIPEDWLISEGDFLNPTEIRAAYNTFLNAKLAMLDELVKEAENAR is encoded by the coding sequence ATGAAAAAAATTGAAATCAGAACCGTAAATGTTACGCAATATTTACAACCTTTAAGAGAAGGTGGTTCTTTGCCAGCAATCGTAAAAGCAGACGATGGCTTTTTATATGTGCTAAAATTTAGAGGTGCAGGTCAAGGTAAAAAGGCTTTAATTGCCGAGTTTATTGGTGGGGAATTAGCAAGAGCCTTAGGTTTAAAAGTACCTGAATTGGTTTTTATAAACTTAGATGATTCCTTCAGCAAAACTGAACCTGATGAAGAAATTCAAGATTTGCTAAAGTTTAGTGTGGGTCTAAATTTGGGTTTGCATTATTTATCGAGTGCAATTACCTACGATCCTTTGGTTTCTAAAGTGGATGCTTTTACAGCTTCAAAAGTGGTGATTTTAGATAGTTTAATCAGCAATATAGACAGAACTGCCAAAAACACAAACCTTTTAAATTGGCATGATGAATTGTGGATTATTGATAATGGTGCAAGTTTCTATTTTCATCATAATTGGCAAACTTGGGAAAATCATTTAACAAGAACTTTTCCGTTGATAAAAGATCATGTTTTATTACCAAAGGCAACTGAATTACAAGAAGCTTCATCAACCATAAAAAAGTTAATAACGAAAGAGGTTATTGCTGAAATAATTGATAAAATTCCCGAAGATTGGTTAATTAGCGAAGGTGATTTTTTGAATCCGACAGAAATAAGAGCAGCCTACAACACTTTTTTAAATGCAAAATTGGCAATGCTAGATGAACTTGTAAAAGAAGCCGAAAATGCAAGATAA
- a CDS encoding helix-turn-helix domain-containing protein: MINSLEFTTRIKKVMDHHELSASLFADKIGVQRSSISHILSGRNKPSLDFILKITTEFEDVDLQWLINGVGFFPKKATQKEVAPTPTLFETNVNDGKKIQRIVVFYKDGTFDEYLK; the protein is encoded by the coding sequence ATGATAAACAGTTTAGAGTTTACAACGAGAATCAAAAAGGTGATGGATCATCATGAATTGTCAGCCTCTTTATTTGCTGATAAAATAGGTGTGCAACGTTCTAGTATTTCGCACATTTTGTCTGGTAGAAATAAACCAAGTCTCGATTTTATTTTAAAAATTACAACCGAATTTGAGGATGTAGATTTACAATGGTTGATCAATGGCGTTGGTTTTTTTCCTAAAAAAGCAACTCAAAAAGAGGTTGCTCCTACTCCAACTTTATTTGAAACAAATGTTAATGATGGAAAAAAAATTCAACGAATTGTCGTTTTTTATAAGGATGGTACTTTTGATGAATACTTAAAATGA
- a CDS encoding M14 metallopeptidase family protein has translation MHTLSTTFLKDIFKQHKESSLFGKWITFEDIENLFQKHKAAFQIKQLGFSEQERPIYTLKIGSGKKRVLLWSQMHGNESTATRALFDVFNCFSNSKVDELETILKECTLVFIPMLNPDGAQAYTRVNGNNIDLNRDAVDRVAKESKLLRGILEEFNPQFCFNLHDQRTIFGVEGTKNPATISFLAPSEEETRAITEGRKQTMNVIVAMNMMLQQIIPNFVGRYTDEFYPTATGDNFQKLGYNTILIESGHYPDDYQREKSREYTFYSILQGMYHIATTNSFSDFEDYFKIPNNDKIFYDVIHRFSNDKNDEAYQYKDEIIENKLVSKLEKVAENSLKSKIGHHEIVFEANIY, from the coding sequence GTGCATACATTATCGACTACTTTTTTAAAAGATATTTTTAAACAACATAAAGAAAGTTCCCTTTTTGGGAAGTGGATTACTTTCGAGGATATTGAAAATTTATTTCAAAAACACAAAGCTGCATTTCAGATAAAGCAACTTGGTTTTTCGGAACAAGAAAGACCTATATATACTTTGAAAATTGGTTCGGGTAAAAAACGAGTTTTGCTTTGGAGTCAAATGCATGGAAATGAAAGTACAGCAACAAGAGCTTTATTTGATGTTTTTAATTGTTTTTCGAATTCAAAAGTTGATGAATTAGAAACCATTTTAAAAGAGTGCACGTTGGTGTTTATTCCGATGTTAAATCCTGATGGAGCTCAAGCCTACACAAGAGTAAATGGAAATAATATCGATTTAAACAGAGATGCTGTTGATAGAGTTGCTAAAGAAAGTAAATTGTTAAGAGGAATATTAGAAGAATTCAATCCGCAGTTCTGTTTTAATTTACATGATCAACGAACTATTTTTGGAGTAGAAGGCACTAAGAATCCTGCAACGATTTCTTTTTTAGCACCTTCTGAAGAAGAAACTAGGGCAATTACTGAGGGAAGAAAACAAACCATGAATGTGATTGTAGCTATGAATATGATGTTGCAACAAATAATCCCAAATTTTGTGGGTAGATATACAGATGAATTTTACCCAACAGCAACAGGTGATAATTTTCAAAAACTAGGCTATAATACAATTTTGATTGAATCAGGTCATTATCCTGACGATTATCAACGAGAAAAATCTAGAGAATATACATTTTATTCCATACTACAAGGAATGTATCACATTGCAACTACAAACTCATTTTCGGATTTTGAAGATTATTTTAAAATTCCAAATAATGATAAAATTTTCTATGATGTAATTCATCGTTTTTCGAACGATAAAAATGACGAAGCATATCAATATAAAGATGAAATAATTGAAAATAAATTGGTTTCAAAATTAGAAAAAGTAGCAGAAAATAGCCTAAAAAGTAAAATAGGACATCACGAAATCGTTTTCGAAGCGAATATTTATTAA
- a CDS encoding Lrp/AsnC family transcriptional regulator, which produces MKKFILDEIDHQILDILIENARTPFTDIAKQLLVSAGTIHVRVKKMEDEGIIQGSTLTLNYEKMGYSFIAHVGIYLEKTSMTQNVIENLRKIPNVTVAYVTAGKYNIFCKVRAKSTNDAKDIIYAIDDIPGVNRTETMIALEESINDKKRMMHAIFADL; this is translated from the coding sequence ATGAAAAAATTCATTCTAGACGAAATTGATCATCAGATTTTAGATATCTTGATAGAAAACGCAAGAACACCATTTACAGACATTGCTAAACAGTTGTTGGTTTCTGCTGGAACTATTCATGTTCGTGTAAAAAAAATGGAAGATGAAGGAATTATCCAAGGTTCTACATTAACATTGAACTACGAAAAAATGGGGTATTCATTTATAGCTCATGTAGGGATTTATTTAGAAAAAACATCAATGACGCAGAATGTTATTGAGAATTTAAGAAAAATACCAAACGTAACTGTTGCCTATGTTACTGCAGGGAAATATAATATTTTCTGTAAAGTAAGAGCAAAAAGCACCAATGATGCTAAAGATATTATTTACGCAATAGACGATATACCTGGAGTTAACAGAACAGAAACAATGATTGCTCTTGAAGAAAGCATAAATGATAAAAAGAGAATGATGCACGCAATTTTTGCAGACTTATAA
- a CDS encoding thiamine pyrophosphate-dependent enzyme, which translates to MTSNINYVFHPNLDNAKVLYLYKAMLKPRLIEEKMLILLRQGKISKWFAGIGQEAIAVGVTAALQKDEYILPMHRNLGVFTTREIPLNRLFSQWQGKMNGFTKGRDRSFHFGTQEYHIVGMISHLGPQLGIADGIALANKLKNNNKVCAVFTGEGGTSEGDFHEALNVASVWKLPVLFCVENNGYGLSTPTSEQFNCTNIADKGIGYGMESHIIDGNNILEVYTKVDELVKSIRENPRPILLEFKTFRMRGHEEASGTKYVPENLMKEWAEKDPLENFERFLKEHGILTDEISYQYKEEITTEINEHLQLAFDEEKIIPNLETELNDVYKPFENQEIKPSAIKKNIRFVDAISESLELSMQKFDDLVIMGQDVAEYGGVFKITDGFVEKFGKERVRNTPICESAIVAAGYGLSINGMKALVEMQFADFVSSGFNPIVNLLAKSHYRWNEKADVVIRMPCGAGVGAGPFHSQTNEAWFTKTPGLKVVYPAFPQDAKGLLASAIEDPNPVLFFEHKGLYRSVYQEVSEGYYTTAIGKATLLKEGKNITIISYGAAVHWVLEVLENLKEISADVIDLRTLQPLDVETIFSSAKKTGKILIVQEDTLFGGIASDISALITENCFEFLDAPVKRVASLETPIPFQSDLEQQYLGKSNVKKAILDLYNY; encoded by the coding sequence ATGACCTCTAATATTAACTATGTTTTCCATCCAAATCTAGATAATGCTAAAGTTTTGTACTTATACAAAGCGATGCTTAAACCTAGATTGATAGAAGAAAAGATGCTAATTCTTTTACGTCAAGGAAAAATATCGAAATGGTTTGCAGGAATTGGTCAAGAAGCAATTGCTGTGGGAGTTACTGCTGCTTTGCAAAAAGACGAATATATTTTACCAATGCACAGAAATTTGGGTGTTTTTACCACAAGAGAAATTCCTTTAAATCGACTGTTTTCTCAATGGCAAGGTAAAATGAATGGTTTTACAAAAGGAAGAGATCGAAGTTTCCATTTTGGAACACAAGAATATCATATTGTTGGTATGATTTCTCATTTAGGACCACAATTAGGCATCGCAGACGGAATTGCATTAGCCAATAAATTAAAGAATAATAACAAAGTTTGCGCTGTTTTTACAGGTGAAGGTGGAACAAGTGAAGGGGACTTTCATGAAGCTTTAAATGTGGCTTCTGTATGGAAACTACCTGTTTTGTTTTGTGTAGAAAATAATGGGTATGGCTTATCTACACCAACTTCAGAGCAGTTTAATTGTACAAATATTGCTGATAAAGGTATTGGTTATGGTATGGAAAGTCATATTATTGATGGAAATAATATTTTAGAAGTATATACCAAAGTAGATGAGTTGGTCAAAAGTATTCGAGAGAATCCTAGACCTATTTTATTGGAATTCAAAACTTTTAGAATGCGTGGTCATGAAGAAGCTAGTGGCACAAAATATGTTCCTGAAAATTTGATGAAAGAATGGGCTGAAAAAGATCCTTTAGAAAATTTTGAACGTTTCTTAAAAGAGCATGGAATTTTAACTGATGAAATTTCATATCAATATAAAGAAGAAATCACTACAGAAATAAATGAACATTTACAATTGGCTTTTGATGAAGAAAAAATAATTCCCAATTTAGAAACGGAATTAAATGATGTTTACAAACCTTTTGAAAATCAAGAAATAAAACCATCAGCAATTAAAAAAAATATACGTTTTGTTGATGCTATTTCTGAGAGTTTAGAGTTATCTATGCAAAAGTTCGATGATTTGGTAATTATGGGACAAGATGTAGCAGAATATGGAGGCGTTTTTAAAATTACAGATGGTTTTGTGGAGAAATTTGGCAAAGAGCGTGTTAGAAATACACCTATTTGCGAATCTGCAATTGTGGCTGCTGGGTATGGTTTGTCCATTAATGGAATGAAAGCTTTAGTAGAAATGCAATTTGCAGATTTTGTTTCTTCTGGATTTAATCCTATTGTAAATTTGTTGGCAAAATCTCATTATAGATGGAATGAAAAAGCTGATGTTGTTATAAGAATGCCTTGTGGAGCAGGAGTAGGTGCTGGTCCTTTTCATAGCCAAACCAATGAAGCTTGGTTTACAAAAACACCAGGATTAAAAGTAGTGTATCCTGCATTTCCTCAAGATGCAAAAGGATTGTTGGCAAGTGCAATTGAAGACCCAAACCCTGTGTTGTTTTTTGAGCACAAGGGATTGTATCGATCTGTTTATCAGGAAGTTTCTGAAGGCTATTATACTACAGCAATAGGAAAAGCAACACTTTTAAAAGAAGGAAAAAACATAACAATTATAAGTTATGGAGCAGCAGTGCATTGGGTTTTAGAGGTTTTAGAAAATCTAAAAGAAATATCTGCGGATGTAATCGATTTAAGAACTCTACAACCTTTGGATGTAGAAACTATTTTTTCATCTGCTAAAAAAACGGGTAAAATACTAATTGTACAAGAAGACACTTTGTTTGGTGGTATTGCAAGTGATATTTCTGCATTAATTACAGAGAATTGTTTTGAATTTTTAGATGCACCTGTAAAAAGAGTGGCGAGTTTAGAAACACCAATTCCTTTTCAATCTGATTTAGAACAACAATATTTAGGAAAATCTAACGTAAAAAAAGCAATTTTAGATTTGTATAATTATTGA
- a CDS encoding RDD family protein, with protein sequence MQNIKTEPNIGNRFVAGLVDYFIIFGFTIFTIYTIGEPNNEGGYSLNGAPALIPIIVWFLMTVGIEIGLGATIGNSLVRLKAIPLNEENRKLTFGESFKRHLLDPIDMFFFGAVGIITIKNTENNQRVGDLWAKTIVVSNKSLTQ encoded by the coding sequence ATGCAAAATATTAAAACTGAACCAAATATTGGAAATCGATTTGTAGCTGGTTTAGTAGATTACTTTATTATTTTTGGGTTTACAATTTTTACTATTTACACAATTGGAGAACCAAATAACGAAGGTGGATATTCATTAAATGGAGCTCCTGCTTTAATTCCTATAATTGTTTGGTTTCTGATGACTGTTGGAATAGAAATTGGACTTGGTGCAACTATTGGAAATTCATTAGTAAGATTAAAAGCTATTCCTTTAAATGAGGAAAATAGAAAATTAACTTTTGGAGAATCTTTTAAAAGACATTTACTTGATCCAATTGATATGTTCTTTTTTGGAGCTGTAGGAATTATTACAATAAAAAATACTGAAAATAATCAACGAGTTGGAGATTTATGGGCAAAAACTATTGTTGTTTCAAATAAATCTCTCACCCAATAA
- a CDS encoding NADP-dependent oxidoreductase, which translates to MNNKQIIFKKRPSGVPDADTWQLETNSIPELEEGEILVEQHYISLDPAMRGWMNDSKSYIPPVQIGDVMRAGSIGKVIKNNGNPNFEIGDVVTSWGGVQQYNVTDGKSWYKVDTRLAPMPTYIGTLGMPGMTAYFGITEVGKVKEGDIVLVSGAAGAVGSIVGQIAKIKGCTVIGIAGGKEKCDYLVHELGFDGAIDYKSENIYSALKEKCPKGIDIYFDNVGGKILDAALSKLRMHAKVVICGAISQYNNKAKIDGPSNYLSLLVTRSTMQGMVVMDYTKDFGIAAKQMGSWMQEGKLKSREDIYEGIENFHDTYNRLFSGDKNGKLVLKVIEE; encoded by the coding sequence ATGAACAATAAGCAAATTATATTTAAAAAAAGACCTTCTGGAGTTCCAGATGCAGATACTTGGCAATTAGAAACAAACTCAATTCCTGAGTTAGAAGAAGGAGAAATTTTAGTAGAGCAACATTATATTTCTTTAGATCCTGCAATGCGTGGTTGGATGAATGATTCCAAATCTTACATTCCTCCTGTTCAAATAGGTGATGTTATGAGAGCTGGTTCTATTGGCAAAGTGATTAAAAATAATGGAAATCCGAATTTTGAGATTGGTGATGTAGTTACGAGTTGGGGAGGTGTGCAACAATATAATGTTACAGATGGTAAAAGTTGGTATAAAGTTGATACGCGTTTAGCGCCAATGCCAACCTATATTGGTACTTTAGGAATGCCTGGAATGACAGCCTATTTTGGAATTACAGAAGTAGGCAAAGTAAAAGAAGGTGATATTGTTTTGGTTTCTGGAGCTGCTGGTGCTGTTGGAAGTATTGTTGGACAAATTGCAAAAATTAAAGGCTGCACAGTCATTGGAATTGCTGGTGGAAAAGAAAAATGCGATTATTTAGTTCACGAATTAGGTTTTGATGGAGCCATCGATTACAAATCTGAAAATATTTACTCGGCTTTAAAAGAAAAATGTCCAAAAGGAATTGATATTTATTTTGATAATGTTGGTGGAAAAATTTTAGATGCTGCATTAAGCAAATTGAGAATGCATGCAAAAGTTGTTATTTGTGGTGCAATTTCTCAATATAACAACAAAGCTAAAATTGATGGTCCAAGTAATTATTTATCACTTTTAGTAACAAGATCTACCATGCAAGGAATGGTTGTAATGGATTATACCAAAGATTTTGGAATTGCTGCAAAACAAATGGGTTCTTGGATGCAAGAAGGAAAATTAAAATCGAGAGAAGATATTTATGAGGGTATAGAAAACTTTCATGATACATATAACAGATTATTTTCTGGAGATAAAAACGGAAAATTAGTTTTAAAAGTAATTGAGGAGTAG
- a CDS encoding CPXCG motif-containing cysteine-rich protein, with protein sequence MEQEHFFQCPYCWEDISMILDSSVRHQTYIEDCEVCCNPIEVSPRFENGDLIGFESHSIEQ encoded by the coding sequence GTGGAACAAGAACATTTTTTTCAATGTCCTTATTGTTGGGAAGACATTTCCATGATATTAGACAGCAGTGTAAGACACCAAACCTATATAGAAGATTGTGAGGTTTGTTGCAATCCTATAGAAGTATCACCAAGATTTGAAAATGGCGATTTGATTGGTTTTGAATCTCATTCTATAGAGCAGTAG
- a CDS encoding pseudouridine synthase, with product MSLEIIFEDDYIICVNKPNNVLVHHAFLSRNVGDEDSLLQLIEKQMGIKVYPVHRLDRKTSGLILLAKEKEYVSKFQELFTEKQIQKIYFGVVRGFSPESKTIDSPVKGRDANVHKEALTYLRTLANITLNIPVKPYDSSRYSLVEFLPQTGRMHQLRVHSNKISHPLIGDAKYGDKNHDVMFEENFGWKNLFLHAGKLEFTHPFSSEKMILKGAFPKDWLDLFEEFKWENPLL from the coding sequence ATGAGTTTAGAAATTATTTTTGAAGATGATTACATTATTTGTGTAAATAAACCTAACAATGTTTTGGTACATCATGCTTTTTTATCTAGAAATGTGGGTGATGAAGATTCACTTTTACAACTAATTGAAAAACAAATGGGTATTAAAGTATATCCAGTGCATAGATTAGATAGAAAAACGTCTGGCTTAATTCTATTAGCAAAAGAGAAAGAATATGTATCTAAATTTCAAGAATTATTTACTGAAAAGCAAATACAAAAAATCTATTTTGGCGTAGTTCGAGGTTTTTCACCTGAATCCAAAACCATCGATTCTCCTGTAAAAGGACGAGATGCCAACGTGCATAAAGAAGCCTTAACCTATTTAAGAACATTGGCAAACATCACCTTAAACATTCCTGTAAAACCCTACGATTCTTCACGTTATAGTTTGGTGGAGTTTTTGCCACAAACAGGGAGAATGCATCAATTAAGAGTACATTCCAATAAAATTAGTCATCCTTTAATTGGTGATGCAAAGTATGGTGATAAAAATCACGATGTAATGTTTGAAGAAAATTTTGGTTGGAAAAATTTGTTTCTACATGCAGGAAAACTCGAGTTTACACATCCTTTTTCATCAGAAAAAATGATTTTAAAAGGTGCTTTTCCAAAAGATTGGTTGGATTTATTTGAGGAATTTAAATGGGAAAATCCTTTGTTGTAA
- a CDS encoding DUF4251 domain-containing protein, giving the protein MKLRILFLTILTTTFLNCKSTASVAEIENLKKIALDKNFTITADTANPVALMNTRGIESLLPPGSNLANINLINNQNNFTIKNDSVFLDMPFYGERRFSSGYGTESGLEFEGVPEKVESSFNKKKNTYEFEYWLNAKTENLRVSLTLFSNKTSRFTVNSSHRSTITYSGNWKVPEEK; this is encoded by the coding sequence ATGAAACTTAGAATTTTATTTTTAACAATCTTAACTACTACTTTTTTAAATTGTAAAAGCACAGCAAGCGTTGCAGAAATTGAAAATTTAAAGAAAATAGCTTTAGATAAAAACTTTACAATTACTGCTGATACTGCAAATCCTGTAGCGTTGATGAATACTAGAGGAATTGAAAGCTTATTACCTCCTGGAAGCAATTTGGCCAACATAAATTTAATTAATAATCAGAATAATTTTACTATTAAAAATGATAGTGTTTTTTTAGACATGCCTTTTTATGGCGAAAGACGTTTTAGCAGTGGATATGGAACTGAAAGTGGTTTAGAATTTGAAGGCGTACCTGAAAAGGTAGAAAGTTCTTTCAACAAAAAAAAGAACACGTACGAATTTGAATATTGGCTAAACGCAAAAACTGAAAACTTACGAGTTTCTTTAACCTTGTTTTCAAATAAAACAAGTCGATTTACTGTAAATAGCAGTCATAGAAGTACAATTACGTATAGTGGAAATTGGAAAGTTCCTGAAGAAAAGTAA
- a CDS encoding DUF805 domain-containing protein, protein MNWYLNVLKNYTGFTGRARRKEYWMFLLFHYLIIFLFTILIALSSETFSNSSEMDTLSMILVILLMLYFLGTILPFLAVTARRLHDTDKSAWWYLICIVPYIGRFIILIFTCMDSYGGTNKWGTNPKKDGSDVLINQIGRE, encoded by the coding sequence ATGAATTGGTATTTAAACGTATTAAAAAATTATACAGGTTTTACGGGTAGAGCAAGAAGAAAAGAATATTGGATGTTTTTACTTTTTCATTATCTTATTATTTTCCTTTTTACGATATTAATTGCATTGTCATCAGAAACCTTTTCAAATTCTAGTGAAATGGATACGTTAAGTATGATTCTTGTTATTCTTTTGATGCTCTATTTTTTAGGAACTATATTACCTTTTTTAGCGGTTACAGCAAGAAGATTGCATGATACTGATAAATCTGCTTGGTGGTATTTAATATGTATTGTTCCCTATATTGGGCGTTTTATTATTTTGATTTTTACGTGCATGGATAGTTATGGAGGAACCAATAAATGGGGAACAAACCCTAAAAAAGATGGAAGTGATGTTTTAATCAATCAAATAGGAAGAGAATAA
- a CDS encoding DUF58 domain-containing protein translates to MKKLNTTLFLNNRFFYCIAAIAILFVIGFFAPIFFEISKVLLFMLIGLTLVDVFLLYQTKKGIKVERTLPERLSNGDENKISLAFKNEYPFVAHLSLIEELPYQFQKRDFVFHQQLKKNEEKTLHYNLTPKERGVYEFGHMNVYANSALQLATKKYVLGDEVAVKCYPSFLKLREFDIKAFNNASNSYGTKKVRRIGHSLEFEQIKEYVSGDDIRTLNWKATAKRNHFMVNQYVEEKSQSVYCIIDKGRAMQMNFNGLSLLDYAVNATLAISNVILRKQDKAGMLSFSTKLEDWVVAERRNSQMSLISEALHNIKTNFDEPDFSTLYSVVKRKITHRSLLILFTNFETIDGLNRQLPYLRALAKNHLLLVVFFKNTELDDMIDSKSETIQQVYDSIIAEKFLYEKKRIVNELKKYGIQSVLTKPEDLTGNSINKYLELKSRGLF, encoded by the coding sequence TTGAAAAAACTCAACACTACTTTATTCTTAAACAATCGGTTTTTCTATTGCATAGCAGCCATCGCAATTTTATTTGTGATTGGTTTCTTTGCTCCAATCTTTTTTGAGATATCCAAAGTGTTGCTTTTTATGTTGATAGGTTTAACACTTGTAGATGTTTTTTTGTTATATCAAACTAAAAAAGGCATAAAAGTAGAGCGTACTTTACCTGAAAGATTATCAAATGGCGATGAAAATAAAATATCATTAGCGTTTAAAAATGAGTATCCTTTTGTAGCACATTTATCTTTGATTGAAGAGTTGCCTTATCAGTTTCAGAAAAGAGATTTTGTTTTTCATCAACAATTAAAAAAGAACGAAGAAAAAACACTTCATTACAACTTAACACCTAAAGAAAGAGGTGTTTATGAATTTGGGCATATGAATGTGTATGCAAATTCGGCATTACAATTAGCCACTAAAAAATATGTTTTAGGAGATGAAGTAGCTGTAAAATGTTATCCTTCTTTTTTAAAATTAAGAGAATTTGATATCAAAGCGTTTAACAATGCAAGCAATTCTTATGGCACCAAAAAAGTAAGAAGAATAGGCCATTCCTTAGAGTTTGAACAAATTAAAGAATATGTTTCTGGTGATGATATTAGAACCTTAAACTGGAAAGCGACTGCAAAAAGAAACCATTTTATGGTCAATCAATATGTGGAAGAAAAATCGCAATCTGTGTATTGTATTATTGATAAAGGGCGTGCAATGCAAATGAATTTTAACGGATTAAGTTTGTTAGATTATGCTGTAAATGCAACATTGGCCATTAGCAATGTAATTTTAAGAAAGCAAGACAAAGCAGGGATGTTATCTTTCTCCACAAAACTCGAAGATTGGGTAGTTGCTGAACGAAGAAATTCGCAAATGAGTTTAATTTCTGAAGCCCTACACAACATCAAAACTAATTTTGACGAACCTGATTTTAGCACATTATATTCAGTTGTTAAAAGAAAAATAACCCACAGAAGTTTATTAATATTATTTACAAATTTTGAAACGATTGATGGTTTAAACAGGCAACTCCCCTATTTACGTGCGTTGGCAAAAAATCATTTATTATTAGTTGTGTTTTTTAAAAATACTGAATTAGATGACATGATTGATTCTAAATCAGAAACGATTCAGCAAGTATATGATAGTATTATTGCAGAAAAATTCTTGTACGAAAAAAAGAGAATTGTCAACGAATTAAAAAAATATGGAATTCAGTCTGTATTAACAAAACCAGAGGATTTAACAGGAAATAGTATAAATAAGTATTTAGAATTAAAATCTAGAGGTTTGTTTTAA